Below is a window of Gloeocapsa sp. DLM2.Bin57 DNA.
TGAAACTCGAATTGTTAGTTGTGGATATTTTTCGGGATGCTCCATGGCATCTAACAATAATTCCCGATTAAAAACATTCACATTCATATGATGTCCTTTGTCTTGAAAATAACCACCAAGAATTCCCACCAGATTGTTAACTCTATCCTCCTCACCTCTTCCCAAGGCAGAAGGGACAATAGAGAAAGTATAAGATATTCCGTCAGTAGCATCTTGATAAGGGATTTTGGCAACTGATTTACAAGAAGCAATAGCGCCACTTACATCTCTACCGTGCATTGGATTAGCTCCAGGAGCAAATGCTTCTCCTTTTTTGCGACCATCTGGAGTTGAGCCGGTCTTTTGACCATACACTACATTTGAGGTAATTGTGAGAATCGACTGGGTAGGCTCGGCATTGCGATAAGTTTTACGTCTTCGTAGCTTATTCATTACGTTGCTTACCAATTCTGTGGCAATTTCATCAACTCTATCATCATCATTGCCAAAGCAAGGATATTCTCCAACGCATTCATAATCAACGGCTAAACCTTCCTCGTTTCTGATAACTCTTACTTTACCGTATTTAATTGCGGATAAAGAATCTGCAACAAGAGATACTCCAGCAATGCCACATGCCATTTTTCTATGAACATGGACATCATGCAGGCTCATTTGCAGCCTCTCATAATTGTATTTATCGTGCATATAATGGATACAATTTAAAGCGTTAACATAAAGTTTGGTCAGCCAGTCAAGAACATGATCAAACTTTTTCATAACTTCTTCATAGTCTAGGATGTCGCTTTTTATTCCTGCAAAAGGAGGCATAACTTGGTTGCCTGATTTTTCATCACGACCGCCGTTGATTGCATAAAGAAGTGCTTTAGCTGCATTTACTCTAGCACCAAAAAATTGCATTTCTTTACCAATTTTCATTGCTGATACACAACAAGCAATTCCATAATCATCTCCATATATTGGTCTCATCAAATCATCATTTTCATACTGAATTGAACTGGTATCAATGGAAACCTTTGCACAGAATTGTTTGAAATTTTCTGGTAATTTTTCAGACCAAAGAACAGTGATATTAGGTTCGGGAGCAGGTCCTAGATTGTAAAGTGTTTGTAAAAATCGATAAGATGTTTTAGAAACTAAACTACGCCCATCCTCCGCCATTCCACCGAGAGCCTCTGTTACCCAAACTGGATCTCCTGAGAATAATTCATTGTAAGCAGGTGCTCTTAAAAAGCGAATCATTCTTAATTTCATCACAAAATGATCGATTAATTCTTGAGCTTGTTGCTCTGTTAAGATTCCTGCTTGAAGATCTTTTTCAAGATAAATATCAAAAAAGGTAGAGACTCTACCCAAAGACATTGCTGCGCCATTTTGCTCTTTTACAGCACCTAGATAAGCAAAATAAGTCCATTGAATAGCTTCGGGAGCATTTTGAGCAGGTTTTGAGATATCAAAGCCATATCCTTTTGCCATTTCTTTCAACTCACCAAGAGCGCGAATTTGTTCGCAAATTTCCTCTCTTAGTCTAATTAGCCCCTCATCCAAAGAGTCTAGTTCAAGTTCAATTAAAGATTGCTTTTTATCTTCAATTAGAGCGTCAACTCCATAAAGTGCTACTCTTCTATAATCACCAATAATTCTCCCTCTCCCATAAGCGTCAGGAAGCCCTGTGACAAGTCCTGCACTTCTCGCTTTTCTTATTTCAGAAGTATAAGCGTCGAAAACCCCATCATTATGAGTTTTCCTGTACTTAGTAAAAATTTCTTTGGTTTGAGGACTTAACTGATATCCGTAAGCTTCTAGAGAATTTGCTACAACTCTTATACCGCCATTAGGCATAATCGCTTTTTTAAGAGGCTTATCTGTCTGAAGACCAACTATTTCTTCTAATTCTTTGTCTATGTAACCAGGAGCATGAGAAGTAATAGAGCTAGGAACTTCCGTATCAGTATCAAGTATCCCTTTTTGTGATTCTTGTTTCATTAATTCTTTAACTTTGTCCCAAAGCCTTAAAGTCTTTTCTGTGGCAGGTTGCAAAAAAGAAGCATCACCCTCATAAGGTGTGTAGTTTTTTTGCAGAAATTTCCTTACATTAATTCTTTGCTTTTGTTCTACAGGAATAGCTAAGTTCATTATTTTTTGCCTCCTCAAGTCATTTAATCAAATTGAGCAATAAAGTTAAGATTTACTAGTATTTAATGTTACTAATCAGTTTACATAGACAAACACCGTTTTATTCATCTTAATTTCTCTTTTTTGATTTTTCTGTGATACTTATTACATTATTATGCTTTGAGCACCTTAGTAATTCTCTGAAAAGCCCATGGGAATTTGTCTAGATAAAATACTATCTTTTCCCTATTCCCTATTCATGTTTCCTTATAAAGGTTATACTGGTAAGAACTAAAAAAAATATTAGCAAGATTAATGAACAAAATCGTCGTCGGCTTATCGGGAGGAGTAGATAGCTCGGTAGCAGCCGCCCTTTTGCAGCAACAAGGATACGAAGTAACAGGTCTCACCCTTTGGTTAATGAAGGGTAAAGGACAATGCTGCTCAGAAGGAATGGTGGACGCAGCTTTGTTGTGTGAACAACTAGACATACCTTACCATGTTGTTGATAGTAGAGAAGTCTTTCAAAACGAAATAATAGACTATCTAGTCTCGGGATACTCTTCAGGAATAACCCCCCTACCTTGTTCGCAGTGTAACAAAGCGGTCAAGTTTGGACCAATGTTAAAATACGCTCAAGAAACTTGGGGAATTAAGCAAATAGCTACAGGACATTATGCGAGAATAAAATACGCTCAACAAAGCGATCGCTATCAACTCTTAACAGCTATAGATAGTAGTAAAGATCAGTCATACTTTCTTTATGATTTATCCCAAGAAATGCTCGCCGCTACGGTATTCCCCCTAGGAAGTCAAACTAAAGCCCAAACCAGAGCCTTAGCTACCTCTCTAGGGTTAAACACCGCTGACAAACCAGATAGTCAAGACCTCTGTCTAATCGAATCTCACGGCTCAATGCGCAGTTTTTTAGATAAGTATATCAGCCAACAAGAGGGAGAAATCGTTGATTTAGAGGGTAATGTACTAGGTCAACATCACGGTATCCATCATTATACCATTGGACAACGCAAAGGTCTAGGGGTATCTGCCGCTGAACCTCTTTATGTAGTCAAGCTTGACGCTGGACGTAATCAAGTAGTAGTGAGTACTCGTGAACAAGCGGGTTGTTTAGAATGTATAGTAGAGAGAATAAACTGGGTTTCTATTCCTACGCCAACTACTTTGATTCAAACTACCGTAAAAGTGCGCTATCGTTCCCCCGCTGTACCTGTAACGGTAATCCCCCTAGATAATGGACAAGCTAAACTAGTCTTTACTGAGCCACAGTTTGCTATTACCCCAGGTCAAGCTGCGGTATTCTATGATGGTGAAATGTTATTAGGTGGTGGGATTATCTCTAAAAGCTAAATGTCTAAAAATCTGGGGTTGAAAATTTGCCTAATTATTATCCTCCTGATGGGGGTTTTTTTCCGTTTAGATAACCTAGACAAGAAAGTATATTGGCACGATGAAGTTTATACTTCTTTACGTATTTCGGGTTATAATGGAGATATGGCTAGAGACGCGGTTTTTACTGGTGAAATAGTTAAACCGAGTGATTTAGTTTATTTTCAACGTCTTAACGATGATCGCGGGTGGAAGGAAACTTGGCAAGTTTTAGCCGAACACCCCGAACATCCCCCCTTATATTATGTGCTAGCGCGTCTTTGGTCGCAGTTGTGGGGAAGTTCCATTACTACGACTAGAAGCCTAGCTGCTATATTTAGTATATTGGTTCTCCCTGCTTTATTTTGGCTGTGTTGGGAATTATTTCCTAATTCTTTGGTAGGATGGTGGGCGATCGCTCTGGTTAGTATATCACCTATTCACGTTCTCTACGCTCAAGAAGCTCGTCAATACAGTCTCTGGAGTATGACTACTTTACTAGCTTGTGCTGCGTTTTGGCGCGCTATTAAGGCTTCTCAACCCCAATTAAAAGACTGGTTATTATATAGTTTCACTTTAGCTCTTAATTTTTATACTTCTGTCTTGAGTATTTTTTTAGTAATTGCTCAGGCTATTTATCTTATTTGTACAGCAAAAATAACTCGTTCTCAGGTTATCCTTTGGTTTTTAGTGGCTGTTTCTTTAGCTGGAATTATTTTTCTTCCCTGGTTACTAGTTATCCCTGCTAATTTGGCAAAACTTA
It encodes the following:
- the pflB gene encoding formate C-acetyltransferase, which codes for MNLAIPVEQKQRINVRKFLQKNYTPYEGDASFLQPATEKTLRLWDKVKELMKQESQKGILDTDTEVPSSITSHAPGYIDKELEEIVGLQTDKPLKKAIMPNGGIRVVANSLEAYGYQLSPQTKEIFTKYRKTHNDGVFDAYTSEIRKARSAGLVTGLPDAYGRGRIIGDYRRVALYGVDALIEDKKQSLIELELDSLDEGLIRLREEICEQIRALGELKEMAKGYGFDISKPAQNAPEAIQWTYFAYLGAVKEQNGAAMSLGRVSTFFDIYLEKDLQAGILTEQQAQELIDHFVMKLRMIRFLRAPAYNELFSGDPVWVTEALGGMAEDGRSLVSKTSYRFLQTLYNLGPAPEPNITVLWSEKLPENFKQFCAKVSIDTSSIQYENDDLMRPIYGDDYGIACCVSAMKIGKEMQFFGARVNAAKALLYAINGGRDEKSGNQVMPPFAGIKSDILDYEEVMKKFDHVLDWLTKLYVNALNCIHYMHDKYNYERLQMSLHDVHVHRKMACGIAGVSLVADSLSAIKYGKVRVIRNEEGLAVDYECVGEYPCFGNDDDRVDEIATELVSNVMNKLRRRKTYRNAEPTQSILTITSNVVYGQKTGSTPDGRKKGEAFAPGANPMHGRDVSGAIASCKSVAKIPYQDATDGISYTFSIVPSALGRGEEDRVNNLVGILGGYFQDKGHHMNVNVFNRELLLDAMEHPEKYPQLTIRVSGYAVNFNKLNREQQLDVVNRTIFENI
- the mnmA gene encoding tRNA 2-thiouridine(34) synthase MnmA; its protein translation is MNKIVVGLSGGVDSSVAAALLQQQGYEVTGLTLWLMKGKGQCCSEGMVDAALLCEQLDIPYHVVDSREVFQNEIIDYLVSGYSSGITPLPCSQCNKAVKFGPMLKYAQETWGIKQIATGHYARIKYAQQSDRYQLLTAIDSSKDQSYFLYDLSQEMLAATVFPLGSQTKAQTRALATSLGLNTADKPDSQDLCLIESHGSMRSFLDKYISQQEGEIVDLEGNVLGQHHGIHHYTIGQRKGLGVSAAEPLYVVKLDAGRNQVVVSTREQAGCLECIVERINWVSIPTPTTLIQTTVKVRYRSPAVPVTVIPLDNGQAKLVFTEPQFAITPGQAAVFYDGEMLLGGGIISKS